The Streptomyces sp. NBC_01142 genome has a window encoding:
- a CDS encoding SHOCT domain-containing protein, which produces MDDYPLLNLFLTMMYFFLWVMWFFLLFKVITDIFRDDSLSGWAKAAWLIFALLLPFIGVLVYLIARGRGMGERDVKQVKEQEEAFRKYVQKAAGSDGSQSQVDELAKLSELKNSGHLTQEEFDAAKAKLLA; this is translated from the coding sequence ATGGATGACTACCCACTCCTCAATCTGTTTCTGACGATGATGTACTTCTTCCTGTGGGTCATGTGGTTCTTCCTGCTGTTCAAGGTCATCACGGACATCTTCCGGGACGATTCACTCAGCGGATGGGCCAAGGCAGCATGGCTCATCTTTGCCCTGCTACTTCCTTTCATCGGCGTTCTCGTCTATCTCATCGCCCGCGGACGAGGCATGGGTGAACGAGACGTCAAGCAGGTGAAGGAGCAGGAAGAAGCCTTCCGCAAGTACGTTCAGAAGGCCGCGGGTTCCGACGGCAGCCAAAGCCAGGTGGATGAACTCGCGAAGCTGTCCGAGCTCAAGAACAGCGGCCACCTCACGCAGG
- a CDS encoding LAETG motif-containing sortase-dependent surface protein: MTVNKRSWRGSGALIAVATAGVFGVGLAAGPALAHTPAWAVTCSDVSVDLTNYSPQAENTVTVTVDGKDLLATETFKGEFHKKLELPKHDKEVTVRLVVKAGDSDGHSRDETKNAPVCQDSTPTPSATPTTPSPSATPSTPTPSATPSDTPSETTSSPAAPSDKPSPTSPPLAETGSSSSTPLIAGAAAVVILAGGGIVWAARKRRTAQS; this comes from the coding sequence GTGACTGTGAACAAGAGATCGTGGCGGGGTTCGGGGGCCCTGATAGCGGTCGCGACGGCCGGCGTGTTCGGTGTCGGCCTGGCGGCAGGACCGGCGCTGGCGCACACCCCGGCGTGGGCCGTGACCTGCTCCGACGTGAGCGTCGACCTGACCAACTACAGCCCCCAGGCCGAGAACACCGTCACCGTCACGGTGGACGGCAAGGACCTGCTGGCCACTGAGACGTTCAAGGGTGAGTTCCACAAGAAGCTCGAGCTCCCCAAGCACGACAAAGAGGTGACCGTCCGCCTCGTCGTGAAGGCCGGCGACAGTGACGGCCACTCGCGCGACGAGACCAAGAACGCTCCGGTGTGCCAGGACAGCACCCCGACGCCGTCGGCCACGCCGACCACTCCCTCGCCGAGCGCGACGCCGAGCACGCCCACGCCGAGTGCGACGCCGAGCGACACACCGAGCGAGACCACCAGCTCTCCCGCGGCTCCCTCCGACAAGCCGAGCCCCACCTCGCCGCCCCTGGCCGAGACGGGCTCCTCCAGCTCCACGCCGCTGATCGCGGGCGCGGCCGCTGTGGTCATCCTCGCCGGTGGCGGCATCGTGTGGGCCGCGCGCAAGCGCCGCACCGCTCAGAGCTGA
- a CDS encoding TauD/TfdA family dioxygenase, with translation MTSTGFDIRRIGGRIGAEILGVDISADLDPAIVTEINAALLEHKALFFRDQQLDDAAQIRFASLFGELTTAHPTVPSVEGQPHILPVDGDEGIRANQWHTDVTFLRTPPKASTLRSLVVPPYGGNTLIANSAAAYRDLPEALRELADRLWAVHTNAYDYAEPKSEKAAEHRRRFVSRKYRTEHPVVRVHPESGERGLFIGGFAQSLVGLSPSESRDILRILQSYVTRPENVVRWTWAPGDLVLFDNRITQHYAPDDYGDLPRLLHRVTVAGDVPAGVDGALSRVVEGDEAAHYTPAAA, from the coding sequence ATGACCAGCACCGGTTTCGACATCCGCCGCATCGGCGGCCGCATCGGCGCCGAGATCCTCGGCGTCGACATCTCCGCCGACCTCGACCCCGCGATCGTCACCGAGATCAACGCGGCGCTCCTGGAGCACAAAGCGCTCTTCTTCCGCGATCAGCAGCTCGATGACGCCGCTCAGATTCGATTCGCCTCACTCTTCGGCGAACTCACCACCGCGCACCCCACGGTGCCGTCCGTCGAGGGACAGCCGCACATCCTCCCGGTCGACGGCGACGAGGGCATCCGCGCCAACCAGTGGCACACCGACGTCACGTTCCTGCGGACCCCGCCCAAGGCGTCCACCCTGCGCAGCCTGGTGGTCCCGCCCTACGGCGGCAACACACTGATCGCCAACTCCGCCGCCGCCTACCGGGATCTGCCCGAGGCGCTGCGCGAGCTGGCCGACCGGCTGTGGGCCGTTCACACCAACGCGTACGACTATGCGGAGCCCAAGAGCGAGAAGGCGGCCGAGCACCGGCGTCGGTTCGTCTCCCGGAAGTACCGCACCGAGCACCCGGTGGTGCGGGTCCACCCGGAGTCGGGCGAGCGCGGTCTGTTCATCGGTGGCTTCGCGCAGTCTCTGGTGGGCCTGTCGCCGTCCGAGTCCCGCGACATCCTGCGCATTCTCCAGTCGTATGTGACACGTCCGGAAAATGTCGTGCGCTGGACCTGGGCCCCGGGCGACCTGGTCCTGTTCGACAACCGCATCACCCAGCACTACGCGCCCGACGACTACGGCGACCTGCCGCGCCTGCTGCACCGGGTGACGGTCGCGGGCGATGTCCCGGCCGGTGTCGACGGCGCACTCAGCCGTGTTGTCGAGGGTGACGAGGCCGCCCACTACACGCCTGCCGCGGCCTGA
- a CDS encoding LLM class flavin-dependent oxidoreductase, which translates to MSADAPRQFHLNAFLMNAGHHDAAWRHPRTQPERITDLAYFQELARTAERGRLDSLFLADGVALWGNARHNAVGGFEPLTLLSALAVATEHIGLIATVSTTFNEPFHVARKFASLDHLSGGRAGWNIVTSGNVAEARNFGLEEHLEHGLRYERAAEFLDVTKELWDSWRDDAPVIDRERGVYTEVDAVRPIGHRGKHFRVDGPLNVQRSPQGHPLLVQAGSSEDGKEFAARYAEAVFTAQQTLADGQTFYKDLKSRLAKYGREADQLKILPGICPVIGGTEAEALALEEELTGLQVPEYGLQQLSGMLGTDLGGLPLDGPLPELPEEQDINGNKSRFTLVAELARREQLTIRQLIAKLGGGRGHRVFAGTPEQIADQLEEWFTQGAADGFNIMPPYLPGGLEDFVDQVVPLLQNRGLFRTEYSGRTLRDHYGLERPAGRTATT; encoded by the coding sequence ATGTCCGCCGACGCTCCACGCCAGTTCCATCTCAACGCGTTCCTCATGAACGCCGGGCATCACGACGCCGCCTGGCGTCACCCGCGCACCCAGCCGGAGCGGATCACCGATCTCGCGTACTTCCAGGAGCTGGCCCGCACTGCCGAACGCGGCAGGCTCGACTCGCTCTTCCTCGCGGACGGCGTCGCCCTGTGGGGCAATGCCCGCCACAACGCGGTCGGCGGTTTCGAACCGCTCACGCTGCTGTCCGCGCTGGCCGTCGCCACCGAGCACATCGGGCTCATCGCGACCGTTTCCACCACCTTCAACGAGCCCTTCCATGTGGCCCGTAAGTTCGCCTCGCTCGACCACCTCAGCGGTGGGCGCGCCGGCTGGAACATCGTCACCTCCGGGAATGTCGCCGAGGCGAGGAACTTCGGCCTCGAGGAGCATCTGGAGCACGGTCTGCGCTACGAGCGGGCCGCGGAGTTCCTCGACGTGACCAAGGAACTGTGGGACAGCTGGCGGGACGATGCGCCGGTCATCGACCGCGAGCGCGGCGTCTACACGGAGGTGGACGCGGTACGGCCGATCGGCCACCGCGGCAAGCATTTCCGGGTCGACGGGCCGCTGAACGTGCAGCGTTCGCCACAGGGTCATCCGCTGCTGGTGCAGGCCGGCTCCTCGGAGGACGGCAAGGAGTTCGCGGCCCGGTACGCGGAGGCGGTGTTCACCGCCCAGCAGACCCTCGCCGACGGCCAGACCTTCTACAAGGACCTCAAGTCCCGGCTGGCGAAGTACGGCCGCGAGGCCGATCAGTTGAAGATCCTGCCCGGCATCTGCCCCGTCATCGGCGGAACCGAGGCCGAGGCGCTGGCGCTGGAGGAAGAGCTGACCGGCCTGCAGGTACCCGAGTACGGGCTGCAGCAGCTGTCGGGGATGCTCGGCACGGATCTCGGCGGACTGCCGCTCGACGGCCCGCTGCCCGAGCTCCCCGAGGAGCAGGACATCAACGGCAACAAGTCCCGCTTCACGCTGGTCGCGGAGCTCGCACGGCGCGAGCAGCTCACCATCCGCCAGCTGATCGCCAAGCTCGGCGGCGGCCGCGGCCACCGGGTCTTCGCCGGTACACCCGAGCAGATCGCGGACCAGCTCGAGGAGTGGTTCACCCAGGGCGCCGCGGACGGCTTCAACATCATGCCGCCGTATCTGCCCGGCGGACTCGAGGACTTCGTCGACCAGGTGGTCCCGCTGCTGCAGAACCGGGGTCTGTTCCGTACCGAGTACAGCGGCCGCACTCTGCGCGACCACTACGGCCTGGAGCGCCCTGCAGGCCGCACGGCCACCACGTAA
- a CDS encoding ABC transporter permease: MTITTEKAPATAADVSGAAQRTEPAFAPPVRAPALPAPVRRTGRILLTALTRTVAIGVLLVVWETAPRLGLVDRIFLPPFSEVAVAWWELLLDGQLAEHAQASLGRSFTGFGFAVAIAVPLGLLIGWYRPLADLLGPLLEVFRNTAALALLPVFVLLLGIGETSKISIVLYACTWPVLLNTISAVRSVDPTLLRLARSMDLPAPRIFQKVILPASVPTVFTGIRLAGAVAILVLVAAEMVGAKAGLGYLVNFSQFNFAIPEMYAGIITISAIGVAFNQLLVALERRFTSWRTPTGN, from the coding sequence ATGACCATCACCACCGAGAAGGCGCCGGCGACCGCCGCCGATGTGAGCGGCGCGGCACAGCGCACCGAACCCGCGTTCGCCCCGCCGGTCCGCGCCCCGGCACTGCCCGCGCCGGTCCGACGCACCGGCCGGATCCTGCTGACCGCCCTCACCAGGACCGTGGCGATCGGCGTGCTGCTGGTCGTGTGGGAGACCGCGCCCCGGCTCGGCCTGGTCGACCGGATCTTCCTGCCCCCGTTCTCCGAGGTCGCGGTCGCCTGGTGGGAGCTGCTTCTGGACGGGCAGCTCGCCGAACACGCACAGGCCAGCCTCGGGCGCTCGTTCACCGGATTCGGATTCGCGGTCGCCATCGCCGTACCGCTCGGCCTGCTGATCGGCTGGTACCGGCCGCTCGCGGATCTCCTCGGGCCGCTGCTGGAGGTCTTCCGCAACACCGCCGCGCTCGCTCTGCTGCCGGTTTTCGTGCTGCTGCTGGGCATCGGTGAGACCTCGAAGATCTCGATCGTGCTGTACGCCTGCACCTGGCCGGTCCTCCTCAACACCATCAGCGCCGTGCGCAGCGTCGATCCGACCCTGCTCAGGCTGGCCAGGTCGATGGACCTGCCCGCCCCGAGGATCTTCCAGAAGGTGATCCTGCCCGCCTCCGTACCGACCGTGTTCACCGGCATCCGGCTGGCCGGGGCGGTCGCCATCCTGGTGCTGGTCGCCGCCGAAATGGTGGGCGCCAAGGCCGGGCTCGGCTATCTCGTCAACTTCTCGCAGTTCAACTTCGCGATCCCCGAGATGTACGCCGGGATCATCACGATCTCCGCCATCGGCGTGGCCTTCAACCAGCTCCTGGTGGCCCTCGAACGCCGCTTCACCTCCTGGCGCACCCCGACCGGAAACTGA